In the genome of Halobacterium noricense, one region contains:
- a CDS encoding cold-shock protein: MAEGTVDFFNDTGGYGFIETEDADEDVFFHMEDVGGEDLTEGTEIEFDIEEAEKGPRATNVVRL, encoded by the coding sequence ATGGCAGAAGGTACGGTTGACTTCTTCAACGACACGGGCGGCTACGGTTTCATCGAGACTGAGGACGCGGACGAGGACGTTTTCTTCCACATGGAGGACGTCGGCGGCGAGGACCTCACCGAGGGCACCGAGATCGAATTCGACATCGAAGAGGCTGAGAAGGGTCCGCGCGCGACGAACGTCGTCCGGCTCTAA
- a CDS encoding universal stress protein: protein MYDRILVPTDGGDASPKVFAHAADIAARRDATVHVLYVVDDRAFLTLDDAMQSEAVEQLRAEGRGALSDAKQTFESEGVTVETELRRGNPGEEILAYAADADADLVVMGTRRGDFENSMLGSVSREVVASADVPVLTVSLTDDE from the coding sequence ATGTACGACCGGATTCTGGTCCCGACTGACGGCGGCGACGCCTCGCCGAAGGTGTTCGCACACGCCGCGGATATCGCCGCGCGCCGCGACGCGACCGTCCACGTGCTCTACGTGGTCGACGACCGCGCGTTCCTCACGCTCGACGACGCGATGCAGAGCGAAGCCGTCGAACAGCTCCGCGCGGAGGGCCGGGGCGCGCTCAGCGACGCGAAACAGACCTTCGAGTCCGAGGGCGTCACCGTCGAGACGGAACTGCGCCGCGGCAACCCCGGCGAGGAGATTCTCGCCTACGCCGCCGACGCTGACGCCGACCTCGTCGTGATGGGGACGCGGCGCGGCGACTTCGAGAACTCGATGCTCGGCAGCGTCTCTCGGGAGGTCGTGGCCTCCGCGGACGTGCCCGTGCTCACGGTATCGCTGACCGACGACGAGTAA
- a CDS encoding FAD-dependent oxidoreductase produces MRDEYDLLIVGGGISGASLLYTAAKFTDIENIALVEKEDEIASVNSHRTNNSQTLHFGDIETNYTLEKAEEVKEGAELLAGYLEDEDPDREMHSKRSKMVLAVGEEEVEQLESRYHDEGFGDLYPKLRDIDREEIAELEPKVVEGRDPDKEMLALQTPDGYVVDYGMTAQSFVDEAKEVDGVDVFTGTEVEEINDAGDEFLVETDAGWFESDVAVVAAGSHSLQIAKEMGYGENKSLLPVAGSFFLAEDFLNGKVYTLQMKKLPFAAVHGDADVHDDSITRFGPTAKLVPTLERGELDTIGDFFDVFGLNVDSFLSYGNILADRILFPYVVRNLVYDVPEVGKRTFLPEVQKVVPSATLDDIERAKGYGGVRPQIVDTEAKSLDMGEAKITGDGIIFNITPSPGASTCLKNAMRDTEQLMAFFDDDHGFDEDAFRDATIENFPRADEDATDAEQDDAAASATADD; encoded by the coding sequence ATGAGAGACGAATACGACTTACTCATCGTCGGCGGGGGTATCAGCGGAGCTTCGCTGCTGTACACGGCCGCGAAGTTCACGGACATCGAGAACATCGCGCTGGTGGAGAAAGAGGACGAAATCGCGAGCGTCAACTCCCACCGCACGAACAACTCCCAGACACTGCACTTCGGCGACATCGAGACCAACTACACGCTCGAAAAAGCCGAGGAAGTCAAGGAGGGTGCGGAGCTGCTCGCGGGCTACCTCGAAGACGAGGACCCCGACCGCGAGATGCACAGCAAGCGCTCGAAGATGGTGCTGGCAGTCGGCGAGGAGGAAGTCGAGCAGCTCGAATCCCGCTACCACGACGAAGGGTTCGGCGACCTCTACCCGAAGCTCCGGGACATCGACCGCGAGGAGATCGCGGAACTCGAACCGAAGGTCGTCGAGGGCCGCGACCCCGACAAGGAGATGCTCGCGCTCCAGACGCCCGACGGCTACGTCGTCGACTACGGGATGACCGCCCAGTCGTTCGTCGACGAAGCCAAAGAAGTGGACGGCGTCGACGTCTTCACCGGCACCGAAGTCGAGGAGATCAACGACGCCGGCGACGAGTTCCTCGTGGAGACGGACGCCGGCTGGTTCGAGTCCGACGTCGCCGTCGTCGCCGCGGGCTCGCACAGCCTCCAGATTGCCAAGGAGATGGGCTACGGCGAGAACAAGAGCCTGCTCCCGGTCGCGGGCAGTTTCTTCCTCGCGGAGGACTTCCTCAACGGGAAAGTGTACACCCTCCAGATGAAGAAGCTCCCGTTCGCCGCCGTTCACGGCGACGCCGACGTCCACGACGACTCCATCACGCGCTTCGGGCCGACCGCGAAGCTCGTGCCGACGCTCGAACGCGGCGAACTCGACACCATCGGCGACTTCTTCGACGTGTTCGGCCTGAACGTCGACTCGTTCCTGAGCTACGGGAACATTCTCGCCGACCGCATCCTCTTCCCGTACGTCGTCCGCAACCTCGTCTACGACGTCCCCGAAGTCGGGAAGCGCACGTTCCTCCCGGAAGTCCAGAAGGTCGTGCCGAGCGCGACCCTCGACGACATCGAGCGCGCGAAAGGCTACGGCGGCGTCCGCCCCCAGATTGTCGACACCGAGGCGAAGTCCCTCGACATGGGCGAGGCCAAGATTACGGGCGACGGCATCATCTTCAACATCACGCCGTCCCCGGGCGCGTCGACGTGCCTGAAGAACGCGATGCGGGACACCGAGCAGCTGATGGCGTTCTTCGACGACGACCACGGGTTCGACGAGGACGCGTTCCGCGACGCCACCATCGAGAACTTCCCGCGGGCCGATGAGGACGCCACGGACGCCGAACAGGACGACGCCGCTGCGAGCGCCACCGCCGACGACTGA
- a CDS encoding translation initiation factor IF-5A, translating to MAKEQTEVRELQEGNYVMIEDTPCQINAYSTAKPGKHGSAKARVEAEGVFDGKKRSFSQPVDAKVWIPIIERKQGQVVSIESETVAQVMDLDTYETVTMQIPADLDLSADDNIEFLEFEDKRKILQ from the coding sequence ATGGCGAAAGAGCAGACAGAAGTCCGGGAACTGCAGGAAGGCAACTACGTGATGATCGAGGACACGCCGTGTCAGATCAACGCCTACAGTACCGCCAAGCCCGGGAAGCACGGGAGCGCGAAGGCCCGCGTCGAGGCCGAGGGCGTCTTCGACGGGAAGAAGCGCAGCTTCAGCCAGCCCGTCGACGCGAAGGTCTGGATTCCCATCATCGAGCGAAAGCAGGGCCAGGTCGTCTCCATCGAGTCCGAGACGGTCGCGCAGGTCATGGACCTCGACACCTACGAGACCGTGACGATGCAGATTCCCGCGGACCTGGACCTCTCCGCGGACGACAACATCGAGTTCCTCGAGTTCGAGGACAAGCGCAAAATCCTCCAGTAA
- a CDS encoding cobalamin-independent methionine synthase II family protein, with protein sequence MSDDHISTTHIGSLPRDPELLDLLQRRQDGENVDPDQWHQTVQDATESVVRKQADVGLDVVNNGEQPRVSFNWYVANRLSGIGGERDAPLWDDLADFPEYASDAFDTETIDLTKQPSVTGPVEYDGTAAVDEEIETFADALDAVDADFEGTFLTAASPGVAAATLVNEHYDSHEEFVHAVGDALREEYEAIADTGAILHLDAPDLLTTGHRGFGDRPVEKLKPIVRLHVAALNEATRNIPDDQIRVHTCWGSYEGPHHRDTPLVDVFPELYELDVGGLSIEEANPRHEHEYRVFAEHPLPDGWDLLPGVVDVKTNVVEHPDVVADRIERVADAVGDPTRIVAAPDCGFDTQAGLAMVHPEIAWKKLEALVDGAAVATDRLF encoded by the coding sequence ATGAGCGACGACCACATCTCCACGACGCACATCGGCAGTCTCCCCCGCGACCCCGAACTCCTCGACCTCCTCCAACGCCGCCAGGACGGCGAAAACGTCGACCCCGACCAGTGGCACCAGACCGTCCAGGACGCCACCGAGTCCGTCGTCCGGAAGCAGGCCGACGTCGGCCTCGACGTCGTGAACAACGGCGAGCAACCGCGCGTCTCGTTCAACTGGTACGTCGCCAACCGCCTCTCCGGCATCGGCGGCGAGCGCGACGCCCCGCTGTGGGACGACCTCGCGGATTTCCCGGAGTACGCCAGCGACGCCTTCGACACCGAGACCATCGACCTCACGAAGCAGCCGTCGGTCACCGGCCCGGTCGAGTACGACGGAACAGCGGCGGTCGACGAGGAAATCGAGACGTTCGCCGACGCGCTCGACGCCGTCGACGCCGACTTCGAGGGGACGTTCCTGACCGCCGCCTCCCCCGGCGTCGCCGCCGCGACGCTCGTTAACGAGCACTACGACTCCCACGAGGAGTTCGTCCACGCCGTCGGCGACGCCCTCCGCGAGGAGTACGAGGCTATCGCCGACACCGGCGCAATTCTCCACCTCGACGCCCCGGACCTGCTGACGACCGGGCACCGCGGCTTCGGCGACCGCCCCGTCGAGAAACTCAAGCCCATCGTCCGCCTGCACGTCGCCGCGCTCAACGAAGCCACCCGAAACATCCCCGACGATCAGATTCGTGTCCACACCTGCTGGGGGAGCTACGAAGGCCCCCACCACCGCGACACGCCGCTCGTGGACGTGTTCCCGGAACTCTACGAACTCGACGTCGGCGGGCTCTCCATCGAGGAAGCTAATCCCCGCCACGAGCACGAGTACCGGGTCTTCGCGGAACACCCCCTGCCCGACGGCTGGGACCTGCTGCCGGGTGTCGTCGACGTGAAGACGAACGTCGTCGAACACCCCGACGTCGTCGCCGACCGCATCGAGCGCGTCGCCGACGCTGTCGGCGACCCCACGCGCATCGTCGCCGCGCCCGACTGCGGCTTCGACACGCAGGCCGGCCTCGCGATGGTCCACCCCGAAATCGCGTGGAAGAAGCTCGAAGCGCTCGTCGACGGGGCCGCAGTCGCCACCGACCGCCTGTTCTGA
- a CDS encoding Nif3-like dinuclear metal center hexameric protein, giving the protein MDLSDIVAKYNQRLRVDDYEDAATNGLQVGPDDAEIEQVAFAVDAATATIDEAVEWGADLLVVHHGIVWGGIDAVTGREHDRVRALLDGDCALYAAHLPLDGHPELGNAAQLADQLGLENRAPFGAHAGEHLGSRGTAPTGFTADELAATLDDELDPEGGVQVLDFGPDTLDEIAVMTGSGADWIREAEADGMDAFVTGEGKQKLYHEAREAGISVFLAGHYATETLGVRALQSVAGDWGVETTFVDHPTGL; this is encoded by the coding sequence ATGGACCTCTCGGACATCGTCGCGAAGTACAACCAGCGACTGCGCGTCGACGACTACGAGGACGCTGCCACGAACGGCCTCCAGGTCGGCCCCGACGACGCCGAAATCGAGCAAGTAGCGTTCGCGGTGGACGCCGCGACCGCGACCATCGACGAGGCCGTCGAGTGGGGCGCGGACCTGCTCGTCGTCCACCACGGCATCGTTTGGGGCGGCATCGACGCGGTGACGGGCCGCGAGCACGACCGCGTGCGGGCGCTGCTGGACGGCGACTGCGCGCTGTACGCCGCGCACCTCCCGCTGGACGGCCACCCGGAACTCGGGAACGCCGCACAGCTCGCCGACCAGCTCGGCTTGGAGAACCGCGCGCCGTTCGGCGCGCACGCCGGCGAACACCTCGGGTCGCGCGGCACCGCGCCGACGGGCTTCACGGCGGACGAACTCGCGGCGACGCTCGACGACGAACTCGACCCCGAGGGCGGCGTGCAGGTGCTGGACTTCGGGCCGGACACGCTCGACGAAATTGCGGTGATGACCGGCAGCGGCGCGGACTGGATTCGGGAGGCCGAGGCCGATGGCATGGACGCCTTCGTCACCGGCGAGGGCAAGCAGAAGCTCTACCACGAGGCTCGGGAGGCCGGCATTTCGGTGTTCCTCGCGGGCCACTACGCCACGGAGACGCTGGGCGTGCGCGCGCTCCAGTCAGTCGCCGGTGACTGGGGCGTGGAGACGACGTTCGTCGACCACCCGACCGGCCTCTGA
- the speB gene encoding agmatinase → MFPGASPVDESADAPFADADYVAVGAPLDTSTSFRPGARFGPDRIRKFARTFEDFHPTTGTHFSELHVADHGDVHAWHDTAAYLDYLEGVLTDVHWADAVPVLLGGEHTVSVAGVRAADPDVFVALDAHLDLREELDGDPLSHSTVTRHALDVADEAVVVGARSGNETEWERATEGDLTVVTPEDAARMYSAEPSVADAPEDAADWMPDVDGSVYLSVDIDAADPAYAPGTGTPEPFGLDSATMRDLVRELAPQSVGFDVVEVNDRDDGQAATLAAKLVREFVHAHADA, encoded by the coding sequence ATGTTCCCCGGCGCGAGCCCCGTCGACGAGTCCGCGGACGCACCGTTCGCCGACGCGGACTACGTCGCCGTGGGCGCGCCGCTGGACACCTCCACGTCGTTCCGTCCGGGCGCGCGGTTCGGCCCGGACCGAATCAGGAAGTTCGCTCGCACGTTCGAGGACTTCCACCCCACGACGGGGACACACTTCTCCGAGCTCCACGTCGCCGACCACGGCGACGTCCACGCGTGGCACGACACCGCGGCGTACCTCGACTACCTCGAAGGCGTCCTGACAGACGTCCACTGGGCGGACGCCGTCCCCGTGCTACTCGGCGGCGAACACACCGTCTCGGTGGCGGGCGTGCGTGCCGCCGACCCCGACGTGTTCGTCGCGCTGGACGCCCACCTCGACCTCCGTGAGGAACTCGACGGCGACCCGCTCAGTCACTCGACGGTCACCCGCCACGCGCTCGACGTCGCCGACGAAGCGGTCGTCGTGGGCGCGCGCTCGGGCAACGAGACCGAGTGGGAGCGCGCCACCGAGGGCGACCTCACCGTTGTCACGCCCGAGGACGCCGCCAGAATGTATTCTGCCGAGCCCTCGGTCGCTGACGCTCCCGAGGACGCGGCCGACTGGATGCCCGACGTCGACGGCTCGGTCTACCTCTCGGTGGACATCGACGCCGCCGACCCCGCGTACGCACCCGGAACGGGCACGCCGGAGCCGTTCGGTCTCGACTCCGCGACGATGCGGGACCTCGTCCGCGAGCTCGCCCCGCAGTCGGTGGGCTTCGACGTCGTGGAAGTCAACGACCGCGACGACGGACAGGCCGCCACGCTCGCCGCGAAACTCGTCCGCGAGTTCGTCCACGCGCACGCCGACGCGTAG
- a CDS encoding ABC1 kinase family protein, with translation MALLRAYRRFAVVVWQFFPLVWGYVRDRRRFVLFGGQRRVTTEMRVARARRLLDSLLTLGPTFIKLGQLLSTRPDVLPPEYVEVLADLQDRVPPADWADARVVLEDELGPVDEHFDDFDTDAISGASLGQVYTAKVDGDEVAVKVRRPDIEELVEADLRVIRWTLPVVARFVGESRAFSLQNLADEFAKTIREEMDYAREAEMLTEIRGNFADEPDIVIPAVYEPHSSSRVLTMEYVPGTKISNVPELDRRGIDRSQVAETVERAYLQMIIEDGVFHADPHPGNLAVRDDGSVVFYDFGMSGRVDEFIQRKIVDFYVAVANQDIDAILDALIEMGTLSPEADRATMANVMELAIQDARGEDIETYRVQQIVGQVEDTIYEFPLRLPSNLALVLRVATVVEGVCVTLDPEFDFISVATDYLAEEGYREESVRQFAEETADQFQRSAQSAVRIPPKLESALDRVEREDFHVRADLEDSDGVVDRLAHRVVLGLVFATSVPTTALLYVEADLVAAGVMAAFTALVGIGLYRSFRKRRGTLATPQFTRQNLGERRED, from the coding sequence CGGGCAGCGCCGCGTCACGACGGAGATGCGGGTGGCGCGCGCTCGCCGGCTGCTGGACTCGCTGTTGACGCTCGGGCCGACGTTCATCAAACTCGGGCAGTTGTTGTCGACGCGGCCGGACGTGCTCCCACCCGAATACGTGGAGGTGTTGGCGGACCTCCAGGACCGCGTGCCGCCCGCGGACTGGGCGGACGCGCGCGTCGTCCTCGAAGACGAACTCGGCCCTGTCGACGAGCATTTCGACGACTTCGACACGGACGCCATCAGCGGCGCGAGCCTCGGCCAGGTGTACACCGCGAAGGTGGACGGCGACGAGGTCGCGGTGAAGGTGCGACGGCCGGACATCGAGGAACTCGTGGAGGCGGACCTCCGCGTGATTCGGTGGACGCTGCCCGTCGTCGCACGGTTCGTCGGGGAGTCGCGGGCGTTCAGCCTCCAGAACCTCGCCGACGAGTTCGCGAAGACCATCCGCGAGGAGATGGACTACGCCCGCGAGGCGGAGATGCTCACGGAGATTCGCGGCAACTTCGCCGACGAACCCGACATCGTGATTCCGGCGGTTTACGAACCCCACTCCAGCAGCCGCGTGCTCACGATGGAGTACGTCCCGGGCACGAAAATCTCGAACGTTCCGGAACTCGACCGCCGGGGCATCGACCGCTCACAGGTCGCCGAGACCGTCGAGCGCGCGTACCTCCAGATGATAATCGAGGACGGCGTCTTCCACGCCGACCCCCACCCGGGGAATCTGGCGGTCCGCGACGACGGCTCCGTGGTGTTCTACGACTTCGGGATGAGCGGGCGCGTCGACGAGTTCATCCAGCGGAAAATCGTGGACTTCTACGTCGCGGTCGCGAATCAGGACATCGACGCCATCCTGGACGCGCTCATCGAGATGGGGACGCTCTCCCCGGAGGCCGACCGTGCGACGATGGCGAACGTGATGGAGCTCGCGATTCAGGACGCCCGCGGGGAGGACATCGAGACGTACCGCGTCCAGCAGATTGTCGGCCAGGTCGAGGACACCATCTACGAGTTCCCGCTGCGCCTCCCGTCGAATCTCGCGCTCGTGTTGCGGGTCGCGACGGTCGTCGAGGGCGTCTGTGTCACCCTCGACCCCGAGTTCGACTTCATCTCGGTGGCGACGGACTACCTCGCCGAGGAGGGCTACCGCGAGGAGTCGGTGCGGCAGTTCGCCGAGGAGACCGCCGACCAGTTCCAGCGCTCCGCGCAGTCGGCGGTCAGAATCCCGCCGAAACTGGAGTCCGCGCTCGACCGCGTGGAGCGCGAGGACTTCCACGTGCGCGCGGACCTCGAAGACAGCGACGGCGTCGTCGACCGGCTGGCGCACCGGGTCGTGCTCGGCCTCGTGTTCGCCACGAGCGTGCCGACGACCGCACTCCTCTACGTGGAGGCTGACCTCGTCGCAGCCGGCGTCATGGCCGCGTTCACGGCTTTGGTCGGCATCGGTCTCTACCGGTCGTTTCGGAAGCGCCGCGGGACCCTGGCGACCCCGCAGTTCACGCGCCAGAACCTCGGTGAGCGCCGGGAGGACTGA
- a CDS encoding EamA family transporter — protein sequence MIPPTLPFDCGLAAPPAVCSLALLSTILWGLTPVVVKYALSRGGTPLQAAVVIVSVDAAVLWVVTAVLHGPAAVLQFSARAVGLFALAGAMGTAVGRLVVYSGIDRLGDAINTAGVSTRPLFAVVIGVVALGERVGHLTLVGAAVLTAGLVVLSLSKGGDVRGW from the coding sequence GTGATTCCGCCGACGCTCCCGTTCGACTGCGGGCTGGCGGCACCACCCGCGGTCTGCTCGCTGGCGCTGCTCTCGACGATACTCTGGGGGCTGACCCCGGTGGTCGTGAAGTACGCGCTCTCGCGCGGTGGCACACCGCTCCAGGCGGCGGTCGTCATCGTCTCCGTCGACGCCGCCGTACTCTGGGTGGTGACCGCGGTGCTCCACGGTCCCGCCGCCGTGTTGCAGTTCTCCGCGCGTGCCGTCGGGCTATTCGCGCTCGCCGGCGCGATGGGGACGGCGGTAGGCCGGCTGGTCGTCTACAGCGGCATCGACCGCCTCGGAGACGCCATCAACACCGCCGGCGTGAGCACGCGCCCGCTGTTCGCGGTGGTCATCGGTGTCGTCGCACTCGGCGAGCGCGTCGGCCACCTGACACTCGTCGGTGCCGCCGTGCTGACAGCCGGTCTCGTCGTCCTCTCGCTGTCGAAGGGTGGTGACGTCAGGGGGTGGTGA
- a CDS encoding aminotransferase class I/II-fold pyridoxal phosphate-dependent enzyme, whose amino-acid sequence MDVDPFELERWFAEYEHEADVMLAESGVRSLPADRFDTDPGDLDYVIPTAGAPDVRETIATDYSRSADEVLCTVGTQEANFLAFQSILSPGDHAVVVTPTYQSLHAVPDSICDVTKVSLDEPDWTLDVVAVEDAMRPETKLVVVNNPNNPTGRKHPEDAMRALYDVAAANDAYLLGDEVYRLLAEDPVPPVASMGEYGISTGSLSKAYGLAGLRFGWLVGPAEVVAAAERWKDYTTISPSKFGQHVARQVLDGEEEALRSEALAHVRENHEITAEWARGHGLDWPDPVGCNVFLRVPDGFEGSRAFCRTVVEDAGVVLAPGDCFSTGGESYDDYFRLGFGLPTDELRNGLARVDDVL is encoded by the coding sequence ATGGACGTCGACCCCTTCGAGTTGGAGCGGTGGTTTGCGGAGTACGAGCACGAGGCGGACGTGATGCTCGCGGAGAGCGGCGTCCGAAGCCTCCCGGCGGACCGCTTCGACACCGACCCCGGCGACCTCGACTACGTGATTCCGACGGCCGGCGCGCCCGACGTCCGCGAGACGATTGCCACCGACTACAGCCGGAGCGCCGACGAGGTGCTCTGTACCGTCGGCACGCAGGAGGCGAACTTCCTCGCGTTCCAGTCGATACTCTCGCCCGGCGACCACGCGGTCGTCGTCACGCCGACGTACCAGAGCCTCCACGCCGTCCCCGACTCCATCTGCGACGTGACGAAAGTGTCGCTGGACGAACCCGACTGGACGCTGGACGTGGTCGCGGTCGAGGACGCGATGCGGCCCGAGACAAAGTTAGTGGTCGTGAACAACCCCAACAACCCGACCGGCCGCAAACACCCCGAGGACGCGATGCGCGCGCTCTACGACGTCGCCGCGGCCAACGACGCCTACCTGCTCGGCGACGAGGTGTACCGGCTGCTCGCCGAGGACCCAGTCCCGCCGGTCGCCAGCATGGGCGAGTACGGCATCAGCACGGGCAGCCTCTCGAAGGCGTACGGACTCGCGGGTCTCCGGTTCGGCTGGCTCGTCGGGCCTGCGGAGGTCGTGGCGGCCGCGGAGCGCTGGAAGGACTACACGACGATTTCGCCGTCGAAGTTCGGCCAGCACGTCGCCCGGCAGGTGCTCGACGGCGAGGAGGAAGCGCTGCGCTCGGAGGCGCTGGCACACGTCCGGGAGAACCACGAGATTACGGCGGAGTGGGCGCGCGGCCACGGCCTCGACTGGCCCGACCCCGTCGGCTGTAACGTCTTCCTGCGCGTGCCCGACGGATTCGAAGGGTCGCGAGCGTTCTGCCGCACGGTCGTTGAGGACGCCGGCGTCGTGCTCGCGCCCGGGGACTGCTTCTCGACGGGCGGCGAGTCCTACGACGACTACTTCCGACTCGGCTTCGGGCTGCCGACCGACGAGCTCCGCAACGGGCTGGCGCGCGTCGACGACGTGCTCTGA